In Papaver somniferum cultivar HN1 chromosome 1, ASM357369v1, whole genome shotgun sequence, a genomic segment contains:
- the LOC113307578 gene encoding protein TPX2-like isoform X1, with protein MAINDCSLVIDEIYEFSAPKFFDFINGESEADVRIAEMWFETALSYAPSPFMPRIKTGRSESIQVSLCDFSNAEDLTKVDGKSDHSNESTLKEEIKVVLKEEGSTRVQSKPTATEPSKEEEDHTTEEEIRVNSMKESISSGKGSEYTYTTASTSSLQGTDACTPKPQSISKKHDSLPTVSKNQQAAKRIASLVRNPSALRPKNKSQSSQAKGVKPTESQVKGLKPISASGKTLRSTTTASEFVQENQAIKRQKLDEGRSRQILNVVPQNLPHKSKPGSGSSRSSLFSSVTTKTTRKEDRKVYVREPSAPFVSTAELVKRFQSNTRDTGPHFKNSSVSHDDAASLLQKKPKLTLTRPMGPDFETANRVRSYKVKSSAELEEEMMANIPKFKARPVNKKILEAPTLPALPRSTPHLPEFQEFHLKTSERANQHVETSTVVSSTESSHQQNQWNPHKLTEPRTPRLETMLRARPPKVKTSQELEQEELEKIPKFKARPLNKKIFESKGGLGIYCNSKRQVTKPQEFHFATDERIPPARTVFELFDKLSLNSEDHRNEQPLSRLTTPNPFHLHTEERGAEKEKKFVVEILQKQYEEDRARIPKATPYPYTTDYPVIPPKPKPKHCTKPEPFQLESLTRHEEELQREMEQRRRMEEEEAQMRIFRAQPILKEDPIPVPEKERRPLTQVQEFQLHVDHRAVNRAEFDKKIKEKETEYKRYREESESAKVMEEEKALKQMRRTMVPHARPLPKFDNPFLPQKSCKETTKAKSPNLRVVHRIKEKRRTVATATSAAASNMR; from the exons ATGGCTATAAACGATTGTTCTTTGGTGATAGATGAGATTTACGAATTTTCAGCGCCTAAATTCTTTGATTTCATTAATGGCGAATCTGAAGCAGATGTGCGTATAGCAGAGATGTGGTTTGAGACTGCTTTAAGCTATGCTCCTTCAC CTTTTATGCCAAGAATTAAAACTGGTCGATCTGAATCGATTCAAGTTAGTCTTTGTGATTTCAGTAACGCGGAGGATCTCACCAAG GTTGATGGAAAATCAGATCATTCGAATGAATCAACtctgaaagaagaaataaaagtgGTTCTTAAAGAGGAAGGTTCTACCAG GGTTCAGTCTAAACCTACAGCCACGGAACCAAGCAAAGAGGAAGAAGACCATACTAcagaagaagaaattagggttaatTCCATGAAAGAAAG TATTTCATCTGGAAAAGGAAGTGAATATACTTACACTACTGCTTCGACTAGTAGTTTACAAG GAACAGATGCTTGTACACCTAAGCCACAGTCAATTTCTAAGAAACATGATTCACTTCCTACAGTTTCAAAGAATCAGCAAGCAGCTAAAAGGATAGCAAGTTTGGTCCGAAACCCCTCCGCTCTAAGGCCGAAAAATAAGTCTCAGTCATCCCAAGCTAAAGGAGTAAAACCAACAGAATCTCAGGTTAAAGGACTGAAGCCAATAAGTGCAAG TGGTAAGACCTTGAGGAGCACAACCACAGCTTCAGAATTTGTACAAGAAAACCAGGCAATCAAGCGGCAGAAGCTTGACGAGGGTAGATCTAGACAG ATTTTAAACGTTGTTCCCCAGAACTTACCTCACAAATCAAAGCCGGGTTCAGGCAGTAGCCGAAGCAGTTTATTTTCCTCGGTTACCACCAAAACAACACGCAAAGAAGATAGAAAG GTCTATGTTAGGGAACCATCAGCTCCTTTCGTTTCAACAGCGGAGTTAGTTAAGAGATTCCAATCTAACACAAGGGATACAGGTCCGCATTTCAAGAATAGTTCTGTGTCTCAT GATGATGCAGCTTCACTTCTTCAGAAGAAGCCTAAACTCACTCTGACCAGGCCCATGGGACCTGACTTCGAAACAGCTAACCGAGTTCGCTCTTACAAAGTGAAAAGCTCAGCCGAGCTTGAGGAAGAGATGATGGCGAATATCCCAAAATTCAAGGCCCGACCTGTAAACAAGAAGATCCTGGAAGCTCCTACTTTACCAGCATTACCAAGAAGTACCCCTCATCTACCAGAGTTTCAG GAGTTTCATTTGAAAACATCGGAGAGGGCTAATCAACATGTTGAAACTTCAACAGTTGTATCATCAACTGAATCTTCACATCAG CAGAACCAGTGGAATCCCCACAAGCTTACAGAACCTCGGACTCCTCGTCTCGAAACAATGTTACGTGCGCGCCCACCTAA AGTCAAGACTTCTCAAGAATTAGAGCAAGAGGAGTTGGAAAAGATTCCAAAATTCAAGGCTAGGCCACTGAATAAAAAG ATTTTTGAGAGCAAAGGTGGCTTGGGTATTTACTGTAACTCAAAACGTCAGGTGACGAAGCCTCAAGAGTTCCACTTTGCAACCGATGAAAGGATTCCTCCTGCAAGAACAGTTTTTGAGTTGTTTGACAAG CTTTCATTGAACTCAGAAGACCATCGCAATGAGCAGCCACTTTCAAGGCTCACAACGCCAAACCCGTTTCATCTCCACACAGAG GAGCGTGGAGCAGAAAAGGAGAAAAAGTTTGTGGTTGAAATTTTGCAGAAGCAGTACGAAGAAGATAGAGCCAGGATTCCCAAGGCTACTCCATACCCATATACCACGGACTACCCAGTG ATTCCACCAAAACCCAAACCAAAACATTGTACCAAACCTGAGCCTTTCCAATTGGAAAGTCTAACTAGACATGAAGAGGAACTGCAGAGAGAAATGGAACAGAGGAGGAGAATGGAGGAAGAAGAAGCACAAATGAGGATCTTTAGGGCGCAACCAATCCTGAAAGA GGATCCCATTCCAGTTCCCGAGAAGGAAAGGAGGCCTCTGACACAAGTTCAAGAGTTTCAACTCCATGTCGATCATCGTGCTGTCAATAGAGCTGAATTTGACAAAAAG ATCAAGGAGAAAGAAACTGAATATAAGAGATACCGAGAAGAGTCTGAATCTGCTAAAGTG ATGGAAGAAGAAAAGGCTCTGAAACAGATGAGAAGAACAATGGTTCCTCATGCAAGACCACTTCCTAAGTTCGATAATCCCTTCCTCCCACAGAA GTCGTGTAAAGAAACTACAAAAGCAAAATCTCCCAACCTGAGAGTGGTTCATAGAATTAAAGAAAAGAGGAGAACAGTTGCTACTGCCACCAGTGCTGCTGCTTCTAACATGAGATGA
- the LOC113307591 gene encoding probable protein phosphatase 2C 39: MTGREILHKMKAKAGFGSSASDTGKGKSKMSGKQITHGFHLIKGKSNHAMEDYVFAQFKQVQDKELGLFAIFDGHLGHDVPDYLQSHLFDNILNEHDFWTETETAIRRAYDVTDKKILDKAVDLGRGGSTAVTAILFNGEKLIVANVGDSQAVICKNGVAKQLSVDHEPANEREDIEHRGGFVSRFPGDVPRVDGQLAVARAFGDKSLKRHLTSEPDIAEEVIEEDTELIILASDGLWKVMSNQEAVDLVKNTKDAQTAAKQLTEEAVTRKSKDDISCIVVKFQRSFLC; this comes from the exons ATGACGGGTAGAGAAATTTTGCATAAAATGAAG GCAAAAGCTGGCTTTGGCTCTTCAGCATCTGACACTGGTAAAGGCAAGAGCAAGATGTCAGGCAAGCAAATTACACATGGGTTTCACTTGATTAAAGGAAAATCAAATCATGCTATGGAGGACTACGTTTTTGCGCAATTCAAGCAAGTGCAGGACAAAGAATTAGGTTTATTTGCTATATTTGATGGCCATTTGGGTCATGATGTTCCAGACTACCTGCAGTCCCATCTGTTTGACAATATTTTGAATGAG CATGATTTCTGGACTGAAACTGAGACGGCGATCAGAAGAGCATATGATGTAACAGATAAAAAGATTTTGGATAAAGCAGTTGATTTGGGAAGAGGAGGTTCCACTGCAGTTACTGCGATACTCTTCAATGGTGAGAAGTTGATAGTGGCAAATGTTGGAGACTCGCAAGCTGTGATATGCAAGAACGGTGTGGCCAAACAGCTGTCTGTTGATCACGAACCAGCTAATGAAAGAGAAGACATTGAGCACAGGGGTGGTTTTGTCTCAAGATTTCCAG GAGATGTTCCTCGGGTAGATGGACAGTTGGCAGTGGCTAGAGCATTTGGGGATAAGAGCTTAAAAAGGCATCTCACTTCAGAACCAGATATTGCAGAGGAAGTGATTGAGGAAGATACAGAGTTGATCATATTAGCAAGTGATGGATTATGGAAG GTTATGTCAAACCAAGAGGCGGTGGACTTGGTAAAGAACACAAAGGATGCTCAAACAGCGGCCAAGCAATTAACAGAAGAAGCTGTTACAAGAAAAAGCAAGGATGATATCTCCTGTATAGTTGTCAAGTTCCAGCGATCCTTTCTTTGTTAG
- the LOC113307578 gene encoding protein TPX2-like isoform X2 has protein sequence MAINDCSLVIDEIYEFSAPKFFDFINGESEADVRIAEMWFETALSYAPSPFMPRIKTGRSESIQVSLCDFSNAEDLTKVDGKSDHSNESTLKEEIKVVLKEEGSTRVQSKPTATEPSKEEEDHTTEEEIRVNSMKESISSGKGSEYTYTTASTSSLQGTDACTPKPQSISKKHDSLPTVSKNQQAAKRIASLVRNPSALRPKNKSQSSQAKGVKPTESQVKGLKPISASGKTLRSTTTASEFVQENQAIKRQKLDEGRSRQILNVVPQNLPHKSKPGSGSSRSSLFSSVTTKTTRKEDRKVYVREPSAPFVSTAELVKRFQSNTRDTGPHFKNSSVSHDDAASLLQKKPKLTLTRPMGPDFETANRVRSYKVKSSAELEEEMMANIPKFKARPVNKKILEAPTLPALPRSTPHLPEFQEFHLKTSERANQHVETSTVVSSTESSHQNQWNPHKLTEPRTPRLETMLRARPPKVKTSQELEQEELEKIPKFKARPLNKKIFESKGGLGIYCNSKRQVTKPQEFHFATDERIPPARTVFELFDKLSLNSEDHRNEQPLSRLTTPNPFHLHTEERGAEKEKKFVVEILQKQYEEDRARIPKATPYPYTTDYPVIPPKPKPKHCTKPEPFQLESLTRHEEELQREMEQRRRMEEEEAQMRIFRAQPILKEDPIPVPEKERRPLTQVQEFQLHVDHRAVNRAEFDKKIKEKETEYKRYREESESAKVMEEEKALKQMRRTMVPHARPLPKFDNPFLPQKSCKETTKAKSPNLRVVHRIKEKRRTVATATSAAASNMR, from the exons ATGGCTATAAACGATTGTTCTTTGGTGATAGATGAGATTTACGAATTTTCAGCGCCTAAATTCTTTGATTTCATTAATGGCGAATCTGAAGCAGATGTGCGTATAGCAGAGATGTGGTTTGAGACTGCTTTAAGCTATGCTCCTTCAC CTTTTATGCCAAGAATTAAAACTGGTCGATCTGAATCGATTCAAGTTAGTCTTTGTGATTTCAGTAACGCGGAGGATCTCACCAAG GTTGATGGAAAATCAGATCATTCGAATGAATCAACtctgaaagaagaaataaaagtgGTTCTTAAAGAGGAAGGTTCTACCAG GGTTCAGTCTAAACCTACAGCCACGGAACCAAGCAAAGAGGAAGAAGACCATACTAcagaagaagaaattagggttaatTCCATGAAAGAAAG TATTTCATCTGGAAAAGGAAGTGAATATACTTACACTACTGCTTCGACTAGTAGTTTACAAG GAACAGATGCTTGTACACCTAAGCCACAGTCAATTTCTAAGAAACATGATTCACTTCCTACAGTTTCAAAGAATCAGCAAGCAGCTAAAAGGATAGCAAGTTTGGTCCGAAACCCCTCCGCTCTAAGGCCGAAAAATAAGTCTCAGTCATCCCAAGCTAAAGGAGTAAAACCAACAGAATCTCAGGTTAAAGGACTGAAGCCAATAAGTGCAAG TGGTAAGACCTTGAGGAGCACAACCACAGCTTCAGAATTTGTACAAGAAAACCAGGCAATCAAGCGGCAGAAGCTTGACGAGGGTAGATCTAGACAG ATTTTAAACGTTGTTCCCCAGAACTTACCTCACAAATCAAAGCCGGGTTCAGGCAGTAGCCGAAGCAGTTTATTTTCCTCGGTTACCACCAAAACAACACGCAAAGAAGATAGAAAG GTCTATGTTAGGGAACCATCAGCTCCTTTCGTTTCAACAGCGGAGTTAGTTAAGAGATTCCAATCTAACACAAGGGATACAGGTCCGCATTTCAAGAATAGTTCTGTGTCTCAT GATGATGCAGCTTCACTTCTTCAGAAGAAGCCTAAACTCACTCTGACCAGGCCCATGGGACCTGACTTCGAAACAGCTAACCGAGTTCGCTCTTACAAAGTGAAAAGCTCAGCCGAGCTTGAGGAAGAGATGATGGCGAATATCCCAAAATTCAAGGCCCGACCTGTAAACAAGAAGATCCTGGAAGCTCCTACTTTACCAGCATTACCAAGAAGTACCCCTCATCTACCAGAGTTTCAG GAGTTTCATTTGAAAACATCGGAGAGGGCTAATCAACATGTTGAAACTTCAACAGTTGTATCATCAACTGAATCTTCACATCAG AACCAGTGGAATCCCCACAAGCTTACAGAACCTCGGACTCCTCGTCTCGAAACAATGTTACGTGCGCGCCCACCTAA AGTCAAGACTTCTCAAGAATTAGAGCAAGAGGAGTTGGAAAAGATTCCAAAATTCAAGGCTAGGCCACTGAATAAAAAG ATTTTTGAGAGCAAAGGTGGCTTGGGTATTTACTGTAACTCAAAACGTCAGGTGACGAAGCCTCAAGAGTTCCACTTTGCAACCGATGAAAGGATTCCTCCTGCAAGAACAGTTTTTGAGTTGTTTGACAAG CTTTCATTGAACTCAGAAGACCATCGCAATGAGCAGCCACTTTCAAGGCTCACAACGCCAAACCCGTTTCATCTCCACACAGAG GAGCGTGGAGCAGAAAAGGAGAAAAAGTTTGTGGTTGAAATTTTGCAGAAGCAGTACGAAGAAGATAGAGCCAGGATTCCCAAGGCTACTCCATACCCATATACCACGGACTACCCAGTG ATTCCACCAAAACCCAAACCAAAACATTGTACCAAACCTGAGCCTTTCCAATTGGAAAGTCTAACTAGACATGAAGAGGAACTGCAGAGAGAAATGGAACAGAGGAGGAGAATGGAGGAAGAAGAAGCACAAATGAGGATCTTTAGGGCGCAACCAATCCTGAAAGA GGATCCCATTCCAGTTCCCGAGAAGGAAAGGAGGCCTCTGACACAAGTTCAAGAGTTTCAACTCCATGTCGATCATCGTGCTGTCAATAGAGCTGAATTTGACAAAAAG ATCAAGGAGAAAGAAACTGAATATAAGAGATACCGAGAAGAGTCTGAATCTGCTAAAGTG ATGGAAGAAGAAAAGGCTCTGAAACAGATGAGAAGAACAATGGTTCCTCATGCAAGACCACTTCCTAAGTTCGATAATCCCTTCCTCCCACAGAA GTCGTGTAAAGAAACTACAAAAGCAAAATCTCCCAACCTGAGAGTGGTTCATAGAATTAAAGAAAAGAGGAGAACAGTTGCTACTGCCACCAGTGCTGCTGCTTCTAACATGAGATGA